Proteins encoded by one window of Acipenser ruthenus chromosome 59, fAciRut3.2 maternal haplotype, whole genome shotgun sequence:
- the LOC117968886 gene encoding isochorismatase domain-containing protein 2-like: protein MSRGRLSPQGTILLLCDLQEKFRPHIVHFGDIVSNAARLLQASRILGVPAIVSEQYPRGLGPTVPELGAQGVPTFSKTSFSMLTPEIEAALGGGGAGGGARSVLLCGIEAQACITCTALDLLDRGLEVHLIADAVSSRSQTERLLSLSRLRQSGVFLNTVEGVILQLVQDAAHPKFKQLQKLLTHPSPDTGLLTLF from the exons ATGTCTCGCGGGCGTCTGTCTCCTCAGGGGACGATCCTCCTGCTCTGTGACCTGCAGGAGAAATTCCGTCCACATATTGTCCACTTTGGGGACATTGTGTCCAATGCAGCCAGACTCCTACAG GCCTCTCGTATTCTAGGGGTCCCTGCTATTGTCTCAGAGCAGTACCCCAGGGGCCTGGGCCCCACGGTTCCTGAGTTGGGGGCGCAGGGGGTCCCCACTTTCTCCAAGACGTCGTTCTCAATGCTGACCCCCGAGATCGAGGCTGCGCTGGGAGGAGGTGGAGCCGGGGGCGGAGCTAGGTCTGTGCTGCTCTGCGGGATCGAGGCTCAAGCCTGCATCACG tgcacAGCGCTGGATCTGCTGGACAGGGGGCTGGAAGTGCACCTCATAGCCGACGCTGTGTCTTCAAGGAG tcagaCGGAgcggctcctctctctctctcgtctcagACAGAGCGGGGTGTTTCTCAACACAGTCGAAGGGGTCATTCTGCAGCTGGTGCAAGACGCAGCGCACCCCAAATTCAAACAG ctGCAGAAGCTCCTGACTCACCCCTCTCCAGACACCGGCCTGCTCACCCTATTCTAG
- the LOC117968888 gene encoding ubiquitin-like protein ATG12: MSESADSSAEPSAETATVEETAGSADEKKKIDILLKAVGDAPIMKTKKWSVERSRTVQALGLFIKKFLKLEPAEQLFIYVNQSFAPSPDQEVGTLFECFGSDGKLVLHYCKSQAWG; this comes from the exons ATGTCGGAGAGCGCAGACTCGTCCGCAGAGCCGAGTGCGGAGACGGCTACGGTGGAGGAGACGGCGGGGAGCGCGGACGAAAAGAAGAAAA TTGATATCTTATTGAAGGCGGTTGGTGACGCTCCTATCATGAAGACTAAGAAGTGGTCTGTGGAGAGGAGCCGCACAGTGCAGGCACTCGGGCTCTTCATCAAGAAATTCCTTAAACTAGAACCAGCGGAGCAACTG ttTATCTATGTGAATCAGTCCTTTGCTCCCTCCCCTGATCAGGAGGTGGGGACCCTGTTTGAG tgtTTCGGCAGTGATGGGAAGCTGGTTCTTCATTACTGTAAGTCTCAGGCTTGGGGGTGA